CCGGCAGGTGCCGGCGGGGTGCCAGAGCGTGGTGGCGTTGGCGCGCACGTAGGCGCGCAGCTCCGCGGCGGTCGAGGCCTCCTTGCCGGGGCCGTACTCCTCGCCGCGGAACTCGTCGAACGGTGCGGTGCGGGCGAGCTCCCGGGCCAGCTCGACGCCCTCCACCAGCACCTGGAGGTCGGCGGGCTCGTCCAGGTACCCGGCCCGCACCACGGCGTTGGACAGCGGGTCGGTGTCGCGCAGGGTGACGGCGCCGCGGGCGGCGGGCAGCAGTGCGATCGGCGCGAAGGTGAACCCGGGCCCCTCCCACAACTCGTCGGGGGAGCCGGCCGGCAGGAACTTCACCGGCCCGAAGGTGAACTGGAGGTCCGGTCCGTGCCCGGGGCCGGCCGCGCCGCTGCGGGTGAACAGGCCCGCCTCGGAGAGCGGCGAGTCGTCCGGGAAGTAGCGCAGCGACTCGTAGCAGACCGGGGCGAACAGGTGGTCCTGGAGGTTCTCGCCGACCCCGGGCAGCTCCTGCACCACCGGGATGCCGAGGGCGCGCAGCCGGTCGGCGGGGCCGATGCCGGACAGCATCAGCAGCTTCGGGCTCTCGAACGCGCCGGCGCAGACGATCACCTCGCGCTCGGCCCGCAGCCGGTGCGGCCGTCCGCCGAGCAGGTACTCGACGCCGACCACCCGGGAGCCCTCCAGCAGCAGCCGGGTCGCCTGGGCGCCGGTCTCGACGGTGAGGTTCGGGCGGCCGAGCGCCGGGCGCAGGTAGGCGGTGGCGGTCGAGGACCGCCGCCCGTCCGCCGTCCGGGTGTGCTGGTAGTGGAAGCCGAAGCCCTCCTGCCGGCCGGCGTTGTAGTCGGTGTCGCCGGTGCTGTAGCCGAGTTCGGCGGCCGCGTCGACGAAGGCGCGGGCCAGCCGGCTCGGCCGCTCCGGTGCGGTGACCGCCACCGGGCCGCCGGTGCCGCGCCGGGGCGAGGGTGCCCCGGCCCAGTTCTCGGCCCGCCGCAGGTACGGCAGCACGTCCTGGTACCCCCAGCCGGGGTTGCCGAGGTCGCGCCAGCCGTCGTAGTCCCGGGGGCTGCCGTGCACCCACATCAGCGCGTTGACCGCGCTGCACCCGCCGGCCACCCGGCCGCGGGCGATCGGGACCTGCCGCCCACCGAGGCCCGGCTCGGGCTCGGTGGCGTACCCCCAGTCGATGCTCGGGCTCCAGTCGGCGGTGAGCAGCGAGAGGACCGCGTCCGCGTCGGTGCGGTGCAGTTCCTCGCGCTCCGGCCAGCCGCCGGCCTCCAGCAGGACGACCCGGTGGGCGCCGTCCTCGCTGAGCCGGGCGGCCAGTGCGCCGCCGGCCGACCCGGCGCCGACCACGACGAAGTCGGCCGCCATCAGCCGGCGTCCCCGACCGGGGTCAGGGCGCCGACCCGGTAGCGGAGGATGCGCAGGGCGCCGGTGCCGGCGTCGCGCCGCAGCTGCCAGCTCTGCTCGACCCGGAAGACCCGGAACGCGTCGTCGGCGAGGTGCTGCGCGGCCCAGACGACGACCAGTTCGATGTCGACCAGGCCGTCCTGCTCCCGGGAGTCGAAGGACTCCAGGGTGTGGGTCTGGTCGGCGAACGCCTCGCCGACCACGGTGTACCAGTCCCGGAAGTCGTCGTGGGAGCGGAGCGTCCGCTCGGGGAAGGCCATCTCCAGGCCTTCGTCCGCGACCAGTGGCAGGAGTGTGCCGACCGGGTCGTGACGGCTCAGCAGATCGAACCACTCCTGGGCGAATTCCTTGATTTCCGGACCTTGTCCGAAGGTTGCGCCGGCCATTGCCGATCCCCTTTCCGCTATTCGTGTGCGCGGTCTGGGAAGGACGCTAGAATCCGCCCGCCGGGAGCGTCAACGAGATCGGACCGGCGGGTCGGCACTGTGGGAAGTCACCTGCCATTCTTCGGCAACTCGCCTGACCAGCACCGTTCCTGCGATGAACATGCCGAAGTCCTATGCCCGACTTCGAAAGGTCCCCGGAGTGCGCCGGGGGATCTGGCGCGGAATTCGGATCGGCTGTTAGACAGAACTGCCGCAGGCGTCCTGCCGCGGTATCCGGCTGGAATTACCAGCCAGTCGATAGGAGAAAACCGCCGATGGCGAAGAAGCGAATCCTGGTCGTGCTCTCGGAGTACGGCTACTGGGGTGAGGAACTCGTCGGACCGCTGGAGACCTTCGACCGGGCCGGCTACGAGGTCACGTTCGCGACCCCGACCGGCAAGCGGGCCGCGGCCCTGCCGCCCAGCATGGACCCGGAGTACATCGACCCCCGCTGGGCCGCTCGGTCACCAGCACCGAGATGGCCGAGAAGGTGCGGCTGCTCGACCGTTCCGACCGGCTGGACGACCCGCTCGACCTGTCGTCCTGGCTGCCGGACCGGCCGTACCGCAGCCGCAGCGACTTCCTGCGCGCCTGGGAGGGCTACAACACCCGCCGCGAGCACGTCCAGGAGCAGATCGCGGCCCGCTACGACGCGCTGCTGATCGTCGGCGGCAGCGGTCCGATCGTCGACCTCGCCAACAACTGGCGGGTGCACGATCTGATCCTGGCGTTCCACGCGCTGGACCTGCCGATCGCCGCCGAGTGCTACGGCGTGGCGGCGCTGGCGTTCGCCCGCGAGCAGGACGACCGGGTGAGCATCCTGCGCAACAAGCACGTCACCGGTCACTGCATCGAGTACGACTACAAGGACGGCACCGGCTTCATGGGCACCGACTTCGTGATCGGGCCGCCGCCGTACCCGCTGGAGTACATCCTGCGCGACGCCACCGCACCCGAGGGCGCCTTCCACGGCAACTTCGGCAAGGAGACGTCGGTCATCGTCGACTACCCCTTCATCACCGGGCGCTCCACCCCCGACTCCTACCTGACCGGCCGGAAGCTGGTCGAGGTGCTGGAGCACGGCCTGCGCCAGTGGGGCTTCACCAGCTGACGCACCGCCGTCCCCCGGGGGCGGGACGGGATGCGTCCCGCCCCCGGGCCGGCGGCGACCGGACGACCACCGACGACCCGAAGGAGAAACAGACCATGGCCAGCAGGCCCGCCCGCGTGGCGATGCTCGAACAGCTCAAGGCCGACGGCGTCCCGTACATGTTCGGCAACCCCGGGACGGTCGAGCAGGGCTTCCTGGACGAGCTGCGCGGATTCCCCGAGATCGAGTACGTGCTCGCCCTCCAGGAGGCCGCCGTCGTCGGCCTCGCGGACGGCTACGCCCGCGCCACCCGCAAGCCCGCCCTGATCCAGCTGCACTCCGGCGTCGGGCTCGGCAACGGCATCGGCATGCTCTACCAGGCGATGCGCGGCCACGCCCCGCTCGTCGTGGTGGTCGGCGAGGCCGGCCTCGCGTACGACGCCATGGAGGCCCAGATGGCCGCCGACCTGGTGGCCATGGCCGAGCCGGTCACCAAGTGGGCGACCCGGGTGGTCGACCCCAACTCCACGCTGAGGGTGCTGCGCCGGGCCTTCAAGACCGCCGGCGCCCCGCCGTACGGGCCGGTCCTGGTGGTGCTGCCGGCCGACGTGCTGGACGGCCTCACCGACGAGGCCGTGGTGCCGACGAGCTACCCGGTCACCACCTCCCTGCCCGCGCCGGAGACGGTCGAGCGGGCCGCCGAGCTGCTGGCCGGTGCACAGCGGCCGCTGGTGATCGCCGGCGACGGGGTGCACTTCTCCGGCGCGCAGGCCGAACTCGCCCGGCTGGCCGAGGTGTGGGGCGCCGAGGTGTGGGGCGCGGACTGGGCCGAGGTCAACCTGCCGGTCGACCACCCCGCCTACCGGGGGCAGTTGGGCCACATGTTCGGCTCCGTCAGCAGCCGGGTCACCGCGGCCGCCGACGCGGTGCTGGTGGTCGGCACCTACGTGCTGCCGGAGGTGTTCCCGGCGCTGGACGGGGTGTTCGCGCCGGGTGCCCCGGTCGTCCACGTCGACCTGGACAGCGGCGCGATCGCCAAGAACTTCCCGGTCGACCTCGGCATCGTCGCCGACCCCCGCCGCTCGCTCGGCCTGCTCGCCGACGCGATCGGCCGCCGGGCCGGCTCCGAGCAGGCCCGCCGGGCCGCCGAGCGGCTGGCCCGCTGGGGCCGGGAGAAGGCGTCCGCCCTGGTCGAGGCGGTGGCCCGGGACGACCACGAGGCCGGCGGCCTGCCGCTGACCGCCGCCGCCTTCGGCCGCGCGCTCGCCGACCGGCTGCCCGCCGGGGCGGTCCTCTTCGACGAGGCGCTGACCAGCTCCCGGGCCTCTTCCGCTACCTGCCGCCGAACACGCCGGGGGAGTGGTTCCAGACCCGCGGCGGCTCGCTGGGCGTCGGCATCCCCGGCGCGATCGGCGCCAAACTCGCCCACCCCGACCGCACGGTGGTCGGCTTCACCGGCGACGGCGGTTCGATGTACACCGTCCAGGCGCTCTGGACGGCCGCCCGCTACGGCATCGCCGCCAAGTTCGTCATCTGCAACAACGGGCGCTACAAGCTGCTCGACGACAACATCACGCAGTACTGGGGCACCCAGGGCATCGAACCGCACGACTACCCCGGGATCTTCGACCTCACCCGCCCGGAGATCGACTTCGCCGCGCTCTCCGAGTCGCTCGGCGTCCGTGCCGTCCGGGTGGAGAAGCCCGAGCAGGTCGGCCCGGCGATCGACGCCGCCCTCGCCCACCCCGGCCCGTTCCTGATCGACCTCGTGGTCGGCCGGGCGTGACGACCCACCGCCCACAAGAGGGGAGTTGATGATCGTGCAGCTGAACGGCCGGAAGATCGCCGTGCTCATGGAGAGCGACTTCTACGAACCCGAGATCCTCTACTACCAGCGCCGCTTCGCCGAGGAAGGTGGCACCGTCCACTTCCTCAGCCGGATGTGGGGCAACGACCGGCTGGTCTTCCGCGGACACGAGCACGGCATGCCCTTCGAGGTCACCGAGTCCTTCGAGGACATCGACGAGTACGGCCTGCGGGAGTACGCCGCGGTGATCGTCCCGTCCGGGATCGTCGCCGACCGGCTGCGCTACACCGAGGACGTGGACCGGCTGCCGCCGGCCTCGACCTTCCTGCGCCGGGCGTTCGCCGACCCGGCCATCGTCAAGGGCATCATCTGCCACGGCATGTGGCTGGCCGCGCCGATCCCCGCGGTGATCCGCGGCCGGCAGGCGGTCGTCCACAACAACCTGCTCGGCGACCTGCGCAACATGGGCGGCGTCTTCGTGGACGAGGACGTGGTCGTCGACCGCGACCTGGTGACCGCCCGCACCGGCAACCACTGCCACCTGTTCGCCCGCACGATCATCGACCAGATCTCCCGGCGCGGCACCCGGCCCTGACGCCCGTCGCCGCACCGCCCCCACGAGAGGAGTCCCGCCATGACCGCCAGCGCCCCGCACCGCCGTCGGACGACCGTCCCGGTACACCAGCGGCCCGAACGTCCCGGGCGGATCCCGGTCCAGGACGTGCGACCGGCCGTCGACGGCGGCCGCAGACCGGCGAAGGCCGTCACCGGGGAGAGCGTCCCGGTGACCGCCACCGTGTTCCGGGAGGGCCACGACGCCGTCGGTGCCAACGTGGTGCTCCGCGGCCCCGGCAATCGGCGCGGCCCGTGGACGCCGATGCGCGAGCTGGAACCGGGCAGTGACCGCTGGGGTGCGCAGGTCACCCCCACCGTGCCGGGGCGCTGGTCGTACCGGGTGGAGGCGTGGAGCGACCCGGTCGCCAGCTGGCAGCGCACCGCCGCGATCAAGATCCCGGCCGGGATCGACACCGAACTCGTCCTGGAGGAGGGCGCGCAGCTGCTGGAGCGGGCTGCCGCCGGCGTCCCCGGGAGCCGCGGCCGCCGCCTGCTGGAGCGCACCGCCGCCGCCCTGCGCGACGTCTCCCGCCCCGCCGAGGAACGGCTGCTGGAGACCCGCCGCCCCCGCCTCGGCGCCGTCCTCGCCCGCTACCCGCTGCGCGAACTCCTGACCGTTTCGCAGGAGTTGCCGTTGCAGGTGGATCGTCGGCGGGCGTTGTACGGGGCGTGGTACGAGTTCTTCCCGCGTTCGGAGGGTGCGGTGGTGGACCCGTCCGGGGTGCAGCCGCCGGTGTCGGGGACGCTGCGGACGGCGGCGCTGCGGCTGCCGGCGGTGGCGGCGATGGGCTTCGACGTGGTGTACCTGCCGCCGGTGCACCCGATCGGGCGGGCGCACCGCAAGGGGCCGGACAACACGCTGACGGCCGGTCCGCACGACGTGGGCTCGCCGTGGGCGATCGGCTCGCCGGAGGGCGGCCACGACGCGGTCCACCCGGACCTGGGCACGATCGAGGACTTCGACCACTTCGTGGCCGAGGCCGCCGGGCTGAACCTGGAGGTCGCGCTCGACTTCGCGCTGCAGTGCTCGCCGGACCACCCGTGGGTGAACAAGCACCCGGAGTGGTTCAGCCACCGCGCGGACGGCACCATCGCCTACGCGGAGAACCCCCGAAGAAGTACCAGGACATCCACCCGATCAACTTCGACCAGGACTTCGACGGCCTGGTCAAGGAGACGGTGCGGATCCTGCGGTTCTGGATGGGCCACGGGGTGCGGATCTTCCGGGTCGACAACCCGCACACCAAGCCGGTGGTGTTCTGGGAGAAGGTCCTCGGCGACATCGCCCGCACCGACCCGGACGTGGTGTTCCTGGCGGAGGCGTTCACCCGGCCCGCGATGATGCACACCCTGGGGAAGATCGGCTTCCACCAGTCGTACACCTACTTCACCTGGCGCACGACCAAGCAGGAGCTGACCGAGTACCTGACCGAGCTGACCGGGGACGCGGCGGCCTGGATGCGGCCGAACTTCTTCGCGAACACCCCGGACATCCTGCACGGCTACCTGCAGCACGGCGGCCGGGGCGCGTTCGCGGTCCGCGCGGTGCTGGCCGCCACCCTCGCCCCCAGCTACGGCGTCTACGCCGGCTACGAACTCGCCGAGAACGAGGCCGCGCACCCCGGCTCGGAGGAGTACCTGCACTCCGAGAAGTACGAACTGCGGCCCCGGGACTGGACGCGCAAGGACACCCTCGCCCCGCTGCTGACCGCCCTCAACCGGCTCCGCCGCCGCCACCCGGCCCTCCAGCAACTGCGCGACCTGCAGTTCCACGAGACCGACAACGACCAGGTCATCGCCTACTCCAAGCGCGCCACCACCGACGACGGCATCGAGGACCACGTCATCACCGTCGTCAACCTCGACCCCCACCACACCCAGGAAGCCACCGTCACCCTCGACCTGCCCGAGGAGACCAAGGTGCGCGACGCACTCACCGGCGAGATCTACCTCTGGGGCGGCCGCAACTACGTCCGGCTCGACCCGGCGCACAGCCCCGCCCACCTCCTCACCGTCCGTCAGGACGGCTGACCATGCCCACCGCCGCGATATGCGAGTCCTGCCTGGCGACCGAACGGCGCTCCGGGCTGGAGGGCGACGAACTGCTCCGCCCGATGCTGCCCGTCCTGCTGCCGTGGCTGGTCACCCGCCGCTGGTTCACCCACGAGAGCGGCTGCCTCCAGGACCTGCGGCCGATCACCGACGCGGTGACCGCCCACCCGGGCGGCGCCGTCCTCGTCCACGCCCTGCTCGCCGCCCAGCACACCTCCGGTGCCTCCCGCCGCTACCAGCTCCTGCTCGGTGTCCGCCGCCGGCTGACCGCCGCCCTCTCCGGCGCGGTCATCGGCCGGATCACCGGCGGCCGCTGGCACGACTGGTGGCTCTACGAGGCCACCGAGGACCCGGAACTGATGTCCCTGCTGGTGGAGCGCGGCCGCACCGGCCGCGGCCGCCCTCCGCACCTGACGCTCACCGCGCCGGACGCCGTCCCGGCCGGCCTCCAGCCGCGCCTGCTCGACGCCGAGCAGAGCAACACCTCCGTGGTGTACGGCAATCGGCTGATGCTCAAGCTGTTCCGCCAGCCGCAGCCGGGCAACAACCCCGAGGTCGAGGTGCTGTCCGCGCTCACCGAGGCCGGCTCCACCCACACTCCCCGGCTGTTGGGGCGGCTGCACGCGGGCGACTTCGTGCTCGGCGTCCTCCAGGAGTACCTGCCCGCCGACGGCAGCGGATGGGAACTCGGCGTCCGGCAGGCCGCCGACAGCCTGCGCGGCCGGGAGGACACCTGCGGCCTGGGCGGCTTCAGTGCCGACGCGCAGGCCCTCGGCGGCAGCGTCGCCCGGATGCACCGGCTGCTCGCCGACGCCTTCCCCCGAAGGGTGCTGACACCGACCCAGGTCGTGCGGTGCGCCGACGAGCTCACCCTCCGCCTCCAGCAGGCGGCCAAGGAGGTGCCCGCGCTCCAGCCGTACGCCGCCCGGATCGTCGGGATCTACGACGACTTCACCCGGGCGGCCTCCCAGGGGCGCGGCCTGGAGGGCCAGCGGATCCACGGCGACCTGCACCTCGGCCAGGTGCTGCGCACCCAGACCGGCTGGAAGGTCATCGACTTCGAGGGCGAGCCCGGGCGCCCGGGCGCCGCCCAGGGCAGGCCCCAGCCGGTGCTGCGCGACGTCGCGGGGATGCTCCGCTCCTTCGAGTACGCCGCCGCGCAGGCCCTCGGCGCCGTCCTCGCGGAGGAGGGCGAGGACGGCGCGGGCGCGGCCCGCCTCTCGCCGGGACGGCTGCGCCGGATCCGGCAGGCGCGGGCCTGGGCGCAGCGCGGCCGGCACGCCTTCATGGCCGGCTACGCCGCCGCCGGGCCGGTGGACCCGTACTGCCATCCGGCCGTCCTGCGGGCCTTCGAGGCGGACAAGGCCGTCTACGAGGTGCTGTACGAGGCCCGCCACCGGCCGGACTGGATGCCGATCCCGCTGGCCGCCGTCGAGCGGCTCGCCCGGGGCCGCTGACCCCGCTCCCCACCGACTCCGAGAGGACCTTCCGTGACCGTGCTGCAGACCGCCCCGATCCCGCTCCCCGAGGCGCGTCCGGCGCCCGACGACACCGCGCGGCTGCTGTCCGGCCGGCACCACGACCCGCATGCCGTGCTGGGCGCCCATCCGGTCGGGGACGGCACCGCGGTACGGGTGCTGCGGCCCGGCGCGGTGGGGGTGGACCTGCTCACCGCCGGCGGCGCCGTGCCGCTCACCGGCGGCCCGGACGGCCTGTTCACCGTGCTGCTGCCGGCCGTCGGGCCGCCGGGGTACCGCCTGCGGGTGCGGTATCCCGGCGGCGTGGAGACCGTCCAGGAGGACGGGTACCGGGTGGCGCCGACGCTGGGGGAGCTGGATCTGCATCTGATCGCGGAGGGCCGGCACGAGCAGTTGTGGCGGGTGCTGGGTTCGCACCTGCGGGAGGTGGAGGGGATCGCGGGGGTGTCG
The Kitasatospora paranensis genome window above contains:
- a CDS encoding maltokinase N-terminal cap-like domain-containing protein, with the translated sequence MPTAAICESCLATERRSGLEGDELLRPMLPVLLPWLVTRRWFTHESGCLQDLRPITDAVTAHPGGAVLVHALLAAQHTSGASRRYQLLLGVRRRLTAALSGAVIGRITGGRWHDWWLYEATEDPELMSLLVERGRTGRGRPPHLTLTAPDAVPAGLQPRLLDAEQSNTSVVYGNRLMLKLFRQPQPGNNPEVEVLSALTEAGSTHTPRLLGRLHAGDFVLGVLQEYLPADGSGWELGVRQAADSLRGREDTCGLGGFSADAQALGGSVARMHRLLADAFPRRVLTPTQVVRCADELTLRLQQAAKEVPALQPYAARIVGIYDDFTRAASQGRGLEGQRIHGDLHLGQVLRTQTGWKVIDFEGEPGRPGAAQGRPQPVLRDVAGMLRSFEYAAAQALGAVLAEEGEDGAGAARLSPGRLRRIRQARAWAQRGRHAFMAGYAAAGPVDPYCHPAVLRAFEADKAVYEVLYEARHRPDWMPIPLAAVERLARGR
- a CDS encoding GMC family oxidoreductase, with the translated sequence MAADFVVVGAGSAGGALAARLSEDGAHRVVLLEAGGWPEREELHRTDADAVLSLLTADWSPSIDWGYATEPEPGLGGRQVPIARGRVAGGCSAVNALMWVHGSPRDYDGWRDLGNPGWGYQDVLPYLRRAENWAGAPSPRRGTGGPVAVTAPERPSRLARAFVDAAAELGYSTGDTDYNAGRQEGFGFHYQHTRTADGRRSSTATAYLRPALGRPNLTVETGAQATRLLLEGSRVVGVEYLLGGRPHRLRAEREVIVCAGAFESPKLLMLSGIGPADRLRALGIPVVQELPGVGENLQDHLFAPVCYESLRYFPDDSPLSEAGLFTRSGAAGPGHGPDLQFTFGPVKFLPAGSPDELWEGPGFTFAPIALLPAARGAVTLRDTDPLSNAVVRAGYLDEPADLQVLVEGVELARELARTAPFDEFRGEEYGPGKEASTAAELRAYVRANATTLWHPAGTCRMGTGPEAVVGPDLRVHGIDRLRVADASVMPVITAGNTHAPSVMIGEKAADLILR
- a CDS encoding DJ-1/PfpI family protein, whose product is MQLNGRKIAVLMESDFYEPEILYYQRRFAEEGGTVHFLSRMWGNDRLVFRGHEHGMPFEVTESFEDIDEYGLREYAAVIVPSGIVADRLRYTEDVDRLPPASTFLRRAFADPAIVKGIICHGMWLAAPIPAVIRGRQAVVHNNLLGDLRNMGGVFVDEDVVVDRDLVTARTGNHCHLFARTIIDQISRRGTRP